gtaacagcaaataaaatctctttgaacaaggttaaaaaaccgccagcagaaagtatgtcaggcatcactttgctcaacatctcttgcaattgtgtagacaaatgattcccgcatgactccgcagctataggtcatacagaaagggaaatatgcttttgtgatgataattacttttttcgccgcatcttggtctggttatatgtgtagtacataattcggaggcatgcgaaaataaactaaGCAatatatgtcctgaaatatgactcaaatttgctcgactgggcatgtgcgggcactcatctggcatgtacagtaatgaacaacaatattccaccgaccacatttgaaattttcattcgccgcaaacgatcggaaaagtgttaaaatctggtttcagtaaaggtcaaattctcttttttttccactAATTAAAGGTTAAGTAATATAATCtgggcaaatatctcgtcgtaatagtgcttggttattgatgttttgtcatgcattcaaatttcagtttggttattaatatgaaagatggaaaatcgatacaaatgaatattcgtaaaatttcacccctcggatttcttcaatgaaactggcggcttcgaagcTGGACATCAAATGGGTCCTTAttgccgttctttcttttgtgcttctttagaaatgaacagctgcttgaataaatttgttgactgttggaactccagtcatagaatcttcttgcTCCGACCTTCCTTCGACCAAGATATTCCAAACCCTTCAAGGAGTATCTTGGTCGGAGGAATTTCGGAGTAACTTTATCCAGACTGGCGCTAGTCCGACCTTTTTATTCGAATGGCCTTCCTCCGaccaagaagattctatgacttTAATTCAAATCTTATAACAGCCTGAATGCACCTGGATCGTTAATGGACCCTCGTTCTCGTGGATTCTCGGTAAAATGGGAAGAGCCGCACACACTCGCATAAACAAACACAATTAAACAACTATCAATAATGATTTAGTCTATGGAGTGTAGTTAATATAAGAATTGCTTAATATGAGACTTCTAATTACATACAATGCAATTTcttgtttgaacaataaaagTCACTTCACGAAAACGTTgatatttatattatcattatcattactactaTGATCGCTATTATTGCCATCTTATatagtattatcatcatcagcatcatcgccatcatcatcatcatcatcattattagcagtattaaagttattattattactgtaaattgaagaacaagaagaacaattgttatcattatcactatcttTACATGTCTTGATCattgtcattaccatcattatcgcAACATATCCCCAGCCCGTTcgtaaaataacaaaaatatcaaattatagctTAGCTATAATATGCTATTTACCTTTTTAGGATCCTCTCTCAGCTTCTGGTCGAAGGCACTAATAGCCACAGTATACATGATTgctgtgacgtcatcaaaacaATGTATCCATTTCCGTCTCTCTGTGCGTTGGCCACCTATATCAACAACCCTATAAGGGgtaaatcattcaaaatgaaaggATGGTATATTCATAATCACTGCAGATTCAACTCcataataaataacaattttaGTCCTAACTTTTATTGAATGCTGTGTTTTTCCTTCATTCAAcattcatgaaaatgtaaaatatttacTAAATATATCATTGAAgtttctttcaaattcaaattgccTTTTCATTTGTTATTCGGGCTAAGATTTAGAAGTCTCAAAGATATGGTGTAGTTAGAACCTGAATTCCATTTCAAAACGTTAGTCCTatatattcaaaaaaatatttcattcatcaaTAATCATACCCGATTTGGATTTATATTGAATCTGAGACATTTCTATACagacttgtttaaaaagtacTTCATGACATTCTATCTCAAAAACTATCGAGACAGGGGCGCCGATATTTTCTACTCGGACATAAGATTGAAAGGCGAGCAATATTATTGTTAACATATTCTTTGTCTAACAACAATCCAGACCAACTTtatatattctatttctatAATAAGAATGGCTAAAGTGTTCATTAGAAGAAACGATAAACGATTCAATTGGCAGTATTTGtctatcatcaatattatcatcatcatctttgtcatcatcatcaacattatcatcatcatcaccaccaccaccactaccaccatcatagtcgtcatcatcacaatattcaccatcatcacattcatcatcgtcatcatcattatcactaccaccaccacaacaTTCACGATCAGGCAGCTTTAAATTTTAGATTCAACTTTAATCACAATGGttgttttaatatcaaattgTGCAGGAAAGGATTTTTTGCCAACTAAGTTCTCTATGGAGCTTAGATCACAAAAATCAACATCTATCTACCAATGTTATCAAAACGGCTAGAATTTGTAAagagtgattaaaaaaaatatatatatacttatattcAAGAAATGCTTACACAAATTTTCGTTTTCTAAATTTGAATTCTGTAGCGATAATTCCCGTTGATTTGAGTCTTGCTCTGATAATATCATCATCGCATGGAATATAGTTATCACTTGAGATAGCAGATAATCTTCCGAAGAAACTGAAATGAAGGAATAAAAAGtatttaagtaaaaaaaaatagaagtaatAACGGGTCAAGGTGTTTAGCGACGAAAAAATATTGGCAGAGGTTTTATCTGCTTAATACTTCCTACAATTGTCTTAATATTTCTGCATCTTCgtcataatacatgtactaaCCTTGAGAAAAAATATTCTTAACGACTTCGATAGACATATTATAATTTGCATTGTAATCCTCGTGCTTATAATCAGATAATATTCAAGCATATTATCGATAATTACCCAGGTCAACGGATTTAATCAGGCTTTTTCTCATTTGCACTAAACTAGCTGTGTTGGCTCTAtagtgaccaaaaaaaatcgtATCAGCTTAAGTTTGTGGgatctttttttaataagtttcTGTAATCAATTTACCCCCCTTCACCTCGCACAAACAGAATTGTATCTTTTATAGAATTGATTAAATATCTAATAATTCCCTTTAAACATTgttacaatttttgtctttagTCAGGATAATTAATTCCATCACGTGATTTATGAATTGCGTCATTAACTGGCTTTGATAATCTGTTTTTTCATCATTCTTTTTGTCTTATCCTTGTTTTCTCTTGACCTATCAGAGAGTATATCTCTGGAATTTCTGAAGATagacaatttattttcaaaggaaatgAGTACCTAACTCTATTTTAATTAATATACAGAGTACAAAATTCATTCTAGATCTAAAAGTTTACAAAACTGATAAAGTCATTGACATTCTAATTATTGCGGGATTCAAGAAAAGACTATATCGTCTAAATCTATTAATTTCACCTCTCAAGAAATTTTGGACTCGTTATCAGATTATTCTGATGGTCTTGCAGTCATTACTATGGACCTCGTGGCAGAAATATCTGGTTTTAAATACGGCTCCTAAAAATCAATCGTAATTCCGCTTCGGATTGGTTTAAAATCAAGTCGCGTTTGATATTTAGAGTTAATATTAATTACACCTTTTCATGCAAAGGGTCCTATAGTCTGCCTTCTTCGCTTGATTATTTTCGAGGATAAGAGTCACACAACACGGCGCGAACAGGTCATAAGTTAGAATGTccattacattatttttttgtctcagTTTGAGCAGGATTGTTTCTGGGCAGGTACTGAATTCAAATGCTCGCGGGAAGCGATATAGTCGCTTTGATGAAAGTAATTCCCATACGTCTTTAGCTCAGGTAAGCCTCGAGAAAAACGAGTGCTACATTATACTCACTCGTCAAAACTGACAAGTTTTTCTACTCATCTCTCCCCCTTTTGTTGACATCTCGATAAGAGTGTATATGCCACGAGGTATGGTCGACCACAGGAATGATTCAATCAAAGGGAAAGTTTAGGTAAATGTTCCATGAAAAAAGGACGGGATacacattttttattaattgtttaatttgaaattgaaagtgaAGACACTTATAGGTagatttttggagaaaaaacagtatgcaaatgaaaagGTCATGTCTTACCGCGCGGAggagcgcccccccccccaagtcgGTACGACCATGACAGTCGAGATCGAAATCTGTTTGCGACATCATGCACAAGGGAATGCCATTTTCGATAACATTCTTGGAATTAATCACCACATTGATGTCTCATGAGGCTCTGATTTGCCGGGAGAAAAAAATGTAGCATTAAAAAAGGTGCCGAGACCTTTTTTGTACATGACCAAACTGATAAAGTAAAACACTAATTGTTAAAAGCCATATTATATTCGCGCTCGACGCGGTTAGAACGAAAACATCATGGATTTTCCTTGATATTCGAGGTCCATCTTAACATTTTGAGAGAATATCAgaagtgttttttttacatttatgaaatgatttttttaatatgcatcATTCTAAAAACTTGAGTATTTGTATTCGAGGTGTGTTCCAGACTTCCAGAGGCGTATAAGGGGATTGGGGAGGGTTCGTGCCCAATGTAGTCATATACCACTATTTTTTGTGGGGGGCGCAAAATTTAAGAGAAATACAAACCCTGAAAAGTTTTGTATGATGAATCAAGATTTCATTGCTTACCCCGGTGGTAGGTTTCATAACTATGATATCAATGTATTAAATTGGAACAAATATCGAACCGCGACCGcatttgaatttgtattttaactTAATTTAAACCATTCACAGCAGAATAAGATGTAGAGTTTGCTGGTATCTATTTTGGTCATGTCCAATGGAATAATTACATTTAAAATGGGCATTGGAGTATGGGTGTGTTAAATAAATTCGGGATTATTGAAAGTTTTTTTGGGGGTCAAATTATTGAGTGCCATAATTTTTCCTCTTTAATATATCTGCCGATTTGAAACCCctaaattatcacaaaattgacTAAGAATTGAAAATTCATCATTAATTTGGCTTGCAATAGTGCAccatgtaaaatatatattatagttATCACCATTACATCAATACCAAATGACATACGGGTACATGGTCTTGGTTttaaattattatatatatatatatatatatatataatctattATACATTGGCTATGTCACAGGTGCTCAGGGGTGACCATTCCCtgtgattttgcccccccccctccccttccccgcCGCAGCACAGCCGCCCTATCGAGCCGCCCTATCGAAATAACCTGACACCAATACTGTACACTTTACTATTATCCATTCTCGTTTTTTAAGCTAATTTGTGTACCAGTTTGTCGGAATATTCACTATAAGCACAacaaatatacaaatacattgaTCACCAGATTTAAGTATTTTCACAACTAACGTACTAGCTTGCGTTGTCGAGGAGCTGGAACTCATTTCTTCTTCTGTAACATTCCTGGATGCCATGGTAATTCCATATCCTATCCATTACTTGGGTTAACTCAGGGGTGAATTCATGATCACGTGTTCCTATCATTTCCATGTAGGAGTAGAAATAGGCTGCATCGTTCTGCGAGATTCAATTGAAAGCAGAAAGAATAAGAGGGGAGGGGAGAataagagatggagagaaggagaaaagggagaagggAGGGACAGAGAGGatagagagaatgagagagagatttaaaaaataaatgaaatatgggGAGAGAGTGGGGGAGACCCTAGTGCGAAGAATAACGGTATTACGATTTGATTTGCATTGAAGTTAATGAAATAGTCCACCTTGACGTAAAGTtggttttgatttaaaaaaatgaaaatgagatggttTGGTAAAATTCACCGAAGAGGcagatgaaaataatttttatttgaataaagagaataGGAAACTTCATATATAAATGATCTTATAGGGCTTACCTCAAATTTCGGGTCATTGTGTTTAATGTCAAGTTTGTTGATAGCACCTAAGAGTGATAAGATAGACTCTGTAACGTTTGATCGTATGATGTGACTAAACACGTGACGCTCATCCTCATTGAAGCCTTCCAAATGAATCAATCTACAAGAGATTATTATAAAGGTTGTTTTGAATTAATctgttgtgtaaaaaaaatatgttgtacaaaatgaatatgtagtatatatatatatatatatatatgtagtgGTGTTTATCACCAATCTCTATTTTAACCTCCATGATCACACagatcttgtcatttttttaatacaaaacttGGTATGATTGAATGATAAGATAATATGCCAAAATCGTATAAGTAACACTTTGTTACAGTCATATTGACATTCTTTTTCCAATTTTCCCCAGCTTtacaaatttggtgaaaatatattttaaaaacatacaattatcattatttgaaaaataaatatgcaataattTTTGTTGAAGAAAATAACGTAGCTGGTTGTTTGTGGGAAAGCTATTTTTCACTTATCATTTAGTGAATTAAACTCTTTGTATCATTGCGTCTCCAATAGGtaaacattttcatcatcatttcaaaAATCACATCAATATTCAATCTATTCTAATGGAGAACATAATGCTTTAGAAGGAAATctgaaattttattatttttaataatggacTTTTCTATGTCTTCTTTTGCAATGGCTtgatcacacacacacacatcactGTCATTATTTTCTAACATCAATAAGCATTCAGTttgtaatgaagaaaataaCGTGACAGGATAACTAAAGGAAATCTGAAATTAAATTTCACTTATCAAAATTAACTTCTTTATAATTCATAATTACAACATTCATAGACACTTCAGGCCCCGACTTTTTGTAAGAGTATAGTCCGAACTTTAAATGAAGAATTCTGTCTGCCACTAACTcctttcaaagaaattgatagataaaatgaaataatgctgCTTAAACATGACTGCATAGATTGTGTATAAGATGTTTCTGATGTTTCTTTGATGGCCTCACCTTAATTGCTTTGCGATTGTACTCTTTCCTGATTCACCCGCACCTGCATCGGAGATTTTAAGAAATATCCAGAAAttggtataaaaaataatatttcgcTTCAGATTCAAATTCCTGGGACCAAAGATtcggggaggggaggggaggcgGAGTGTATGCATAAAATCACGTTTCaaaacactggcgtaaatcccgggggggggggtggggggatatatcccccccacttttcgaggaggtgggggtggcctgtacaaacatcccccccacacttttttacgaaagaaatgaaaaaaaatcacaagagataattgttttattggtgaaaattcttcttaaaataccgcttaacaaaataaaacaatattattgaatcataaaatgcaaataaagagccagttcaccatttccaaacgaaatacttatgtccttgtTATGTTATAACaatgaagagaaacccccgtttcttccaattcatcaatgttggggtctttgggaagggattaagatggaatgtatacaattttgaatgtaatctctaataaaaccattaaaccatcatggggtaaaaaaagataataacattggaggggtatttgccatatggacatacagtggcgtaaaaAAACGGGgcaaaggggaaaaggagaaaagagggagaaaggaagagaaacgtagtgggaaagaagaaaatattattcatgacaatgttatattatattataattatgttatgttacattacataagaaacatttttatcataactttatgaaacataatttgcccagggcctacgtcttcattgttcctggtgctcgcattgtctgtttaacgagatatataatcctgttgtactaaaacatcccgttttcaagtcaatataaaccaaatatatttcctagcacttgagttatcactgttttatgtagtgacatatgcttcttttacatgactcaaaaagtgattgccccatgttaaggtcttcgtatatatgaaacatttcctgtccgtgattacgttcgcattagtggattggtgagatatgtctgctcttcatgaattcctaaaatcagtccttaaaatgtcccttcttctgatctgaatataaaaaattttcagctcgcgcttcgcgctcgcatcatttggttaatgaaatacgtatggtcctagttaattcctacaaacatggcaaagaaaccttagaatgccccacttcaggtctgaattatctaaattttcagctcgcgcttcgcgctcgcaatatttgattagtgagatgcgtatgataatcatgattgcaatgactacaaaaagtgtttgtgttcagatgtaattctaataaaatcagctagcgcttggcactcgcattagatgactatggtgagatatgcatactcttaatggattcctaaaatatattccttaaaatctcgctgtttggggtcaaaatatacgaaaatttcagctcgcgcttcgcgctcgcattgtttagtgagacaggtacctatcatgattacacaaatttgattataatgtcccttttaaggtgtgaatatttatttgtgggttcgaatcccagccaagATGCGTTTTACTTGAAAAGTGCAACCCAGGTGAGTTGAAATGAGTACCTGGTAGGATTTAACCCATTTAATGCACTGAGTGTAATTGCCGATGAAGCGGCACCTCTTGTtaaagcaaagaaaataattgtattgTATGGAAACATCGCTGTTTAAATCCAAATATATAATTACTACTATCATTGccgaataattattattgtacaAGAGGGGGTCGGGTTCCAAAATTTGGTCATAAAACTATTTCGAATAGTTAACTGGCAATATGTATGTGAATCGTCACCACCACACACTAATACCCATTTCCCCCAAGTACTATAAACAAACTTAATATGTGCCGCAAGCAATTTAATTTCTTCAGAAATTGTCCTTTATTAGCAGTATCAAAATCTCACAAAACATCAACAAATTGTTGTTTATCTCTAGTTTTCATCATTGACTTTAAAGTGTCTACTTACTGCAATACCTtttttgatgtaatttgaaACTATATTTTCCATAACAATGTTTAATTGCTTGGTAATTCTCTGGAGACATATTCTGGCAATTCAAGCACATGTAAATTTTCCTTGGAGGTGCTGCGCACACGgtgtattatttttcataggcagcacccccaggaattctggaagatatgacaaaatggagaaatgtaacAAAATTGACCTTCATTTTAcagaaaggatttttttttgcttgtgaaattGCTTGGGCCGAAAATggcctccatttttttttatagtttttttagttttgctaGTCAAATTGACATCGGCGCAGAAAAAAAGGTCACAGGGCCCTGTCCCTCCCTCCTCATACatacccctctctctttctctctcccttcttGTTCAATAGTTCAGAGTTGAAAAATGTAAAACTAAGTGATTGATTTCAAAGTTAATTTATACAATTATTCTCGCAAAGGAATCATTGTTATCAACTGTATTAATACGTGTTATGATGAATGACTAATATTTGTTTACAAGTTTTACATCTTCTTGAGATATGAACGAAGTTCTATTTAACCAGTTCTTAAATTTGATTGCCAATTATTGACATTTGCAAGAACTTAATTCAAGGATGCTTTGCTCTGAAGAGATTATTCCTGATCAAAAATCGGTGTAATTTGTTTACATTGCATACAAATTGCATCAAATACAAAAGCTTCTTAAGTAATTTTGGAAGTTTAAGTAAGGTGCacagagaagaagaagacgaagcaggagaagaacaagaagaaggaggagaagaaaaagaagcagaagaagaagaagcagaagaagaagaaaaagaagaaggtgaaaagaagaaaaagaagaaggtgTAGAAAGAGGAGAAGActacgaagaagaagaaaaaaagaggaggaggaaaaagaaagaagaggaggggGAAGTAGAAAAAGGAGAggcaaaatgaagaagaaaaaaagataataatgacaataaaaataatacaggGTGATAAAGACGAATTGGGGAGAAAAgtaaggaaaaaggaaaaacaaggaaggaaagaaaattttCTGCCTGATGAATAATATGTTGTTTAAACTTGTTATAATGTTTTACTTCATCGATAATGAGCTAGACAACACAATTATGTTATTTCCTCGGGTTAATTATAATCTAAAAAAAGCACATGTTTCCACTTTCAAACAGTGTACCTACTTTCAATTACTGCGTTTAGGAACTCGGTGAGCATAgagaagtttttatttttatttttataagccGTTGACTGTTTTTATTGGTGTTAAGGGCAAAACTTTAGTTATTTGCATATGGATTTTTCAAGGAGCAAAACTCAACATTGTTGAATAAATTTTTGACCCCAGTTGGAAAGAACACATTGTgatcacagcgtgttcacatagtggactacaCTCCTGAACCAAATCAGtaaaattgactagaccagtggTCACCTGGATGAAACTGATATGACAATCAGTGATAGTCAAATTtttgacatatattctagtcagaaataactctgttttagtaaaatatgactagaaaatagtcaaatatgactaaaataaacatttgcacccagctgaccatATTAACTAGtaatttttgactgatttgttttcagagtgtatgtgaaaaaaaattcacactgttaaattgctcaaattcaacagtgtgaagatattttcacactgtgcaTTGTGGATACCTCCACAGTGTCACTGTTCACAGCGTTTTCACAGtcatggtcgactatgtgaacaTGGGATGCACACTTTTGTAATGCACATGGTGTGAacgtgatttcacattgtgtgcgatactgtaaacacactgtggcacacacactgtgggacactgttCCTTCCCGTAGGGAAAATACATTCAGGGATTTATTAAGTATTATACAGTGCTTTAATATCTACTTTAGATAGCATAGAATTGCACTGATAAATACAGGAAAAGTTGAACATGTTAAAACGGAAGGATAATATGGTGTATCAGCACCTAAAATACATTTTAGAAACCACTTTCAAGATTAATGAGCAGCGCTGTTCCCCTCCTATTGATATTTACCAATAGCAATGGAAATGATCGGGTTTTTTATGTATTCCCCGTGTTTCATCAAGTGAAGTtgtatcagttttttttttactcggaCAGTTGTTGAGCATAACAGTGTTCTATAGTGTTCACTGCTAATGTGCTGCAGAAAATGTTCCAATATACCATGAATATTCCACTTTTGCCCAAGGGAGTGTTTAAGACAGATTTGCTAGTAGTCCGGGGGTAGTCAAATATCGGCAATTAAGGCGGCGGTTCATACCCTTTCTTTTACGACCGTGAACAGTCATCGATGCCTAAATGTCTCAAAACGTGTCATTAAAATGATTGATCATCAACTTACGCCGCCTGGATGCAGCTCCCAAGGGCGTAGGCTGGAGGTGCACCATCCcactgaggcagaggagttccgacactggcaagGAAAACGAAAAAATGCGTGCCCctttttctgctttcaacagctgattttccaaactgttgttccacctccccaagatgtgcgccccataccacttttagttacacctccccatgctcaaaccagcctacgcccttggCTACCAACCTTTATGCTTCGCATCAAACGCAGCATCACCGTTATTCTAACCTCGTCTGTGGGGTGAGTGTATTATCATATCACTCAATATCCCTGCGTCAACTCCGCCACCTCCCACTGGCTTCATCGTAAAGGTCCAGTGGTAAAATCAAACTTTGGAATACAGCACACACAACTGTCTTTCTATAACGCTTAAATAGTTCTTAACAATTGTCCATTTCAAAACACAAGATCGCAACGAAAAACAAGTTTGATTCGGAGCTTAACGGACTTTTCCTGCTTcctaaaataatgattattctaGGCTGAAGCTCAAGgtttggtcccactgcacttacggatgcagagaggatgtagaacggaaaagaatcttgccatccgttggaaaacgttatgtatgcacatgtgtttcatacgctctatatccatcgagcatccgtccactgtgatttcattgttcgccagttttgtccattgtctgaaGCGGATGAAAACAAATGGAGccaccccgaaattttgcttgcccgctgtatccgttatgaatacgttttgtgtccaTCGGCCAGTAAGAACAGGCTTTTAATGAAAATGCTATCTCATCCATTCCTTTCACCTAAATCAGAAGTTTCCATTTAATAGCGATGTATTTGAAACATGAAACGGACCTTTTTGTTTGACAGAGATTGGTAtccaacaaaaaagaaaatgtctAACATATTTGATCCTTGCGGCATCATAGTTGCTCTAAAGGGAATAGTGTTGAATGGTTCTCCATCTCTTAAAACTCCTCGGTATGACATAGATTGGTTTCCATCATCGACAAGACGTATTGTTGTCTATTAAGACTTTCATTTTATCATGAATAATCGTATTACAGTTGTTGATTGATACCGACCAATTCATCTTGGGTCTTAACTGAGGGGCTTCAAGAATGCTACTGACATAGCAATGCACCTGGCTCATTGCATaatcctttcctttattttctttggaAGCCTCCAGTCATGCCCGCCACAAGCTATCAAGTTACACTACTCTACGCCATCAATCTTTTGTAcccatgttgaaaaaaaaagaacacagaCTCATTCAAATTATGCAATTTGATAGAATAAAGGCCTTAATTGCGGCGAGTTAGGCGCATTGTTTAGACCAATAACATCACAATATAGATTAGCAGCAAAATTTAGACagtaacataattatatttcaatagAGCATGAAACACGACTTGGAATACTTACCTAATAAGAGAAGTTTCACTGTTTTGGAAGCTTCCAATTTTGCTGCATGAAGCAT
Above is a window of Lytechinus pictus isolate F3 Inbred chromosome 15, Lp3.0, whole genome shotgun sequence DNA encoding:
- the LOC129278026 gene encoding guanine nucleotide-binding protein G(i) subunit alpha-like isoform X1, which produces MIEMGSGASVKISPTTYHKESAHMCNIQVAWRRNKKIEKMLHAAKLEASKTVKLLLLGAGESGKSTIAKQLRLIHLEGFNEDERHVFSHIIRSNVTESILSLLGAINKLDIKHNDPKFENDAAYFYSYMEMIGTRDHEFTPELTQVMDRIWNYHGIQECYRRRNEFQLLDNASYFFGRLSAISSDNYIPCDDDIIRARLKSTGIIATEFKFRKRKFVVVDIGGQRTERRKWIHCFDDVTAIMYTVAISAFDQKLREDPKKNRMMESMEIFNAVCNSMWFRKTPLMIFFNKMDLFKEKIKTIPLSVFCPEYTGSNSSREARNYICDKFLALNKFRHRQIYHHFTVATDTGNIQFVFDSCADVILKSSLESIGMF
- the LOC129278026 gene encoding guanine nucleotide-binding protein G(i) subunit alpha-like isoform X2, with amino-acid sequence MKPVGGGGVDAGILSDMIIHSPHRRGAGESGKSTIAKQLRLIHLEGFNEDERHVFSHIIRSNVTESILSLLGAINKLDIKHNDPKFENDAAYFYSYMEMIGTRDHEFTPELTQVMDRIWNYHGIQECYRRRNEFQLLDNASYFFGRLSAISSDNYIPCDDDIIRARLKSTGIIATEFKFRKRKFVVVDIGGQRTERRKWIHCFDDVTAIMYTVAISAFDQKLREDPKKNRMMESMEIFNAVCNSMWFRKTPLMIFFNKMDLFKEKIKTIPLSVFCPEYTGSNSSREARNYICDKFLALNKFRHRQIYHHFTVATDTGNIQFVFDSCADVILKSSLESIGMF